The nucleotide window GGCTTCGTGTAGACGAAGAGTTACTTCAGCACGCACCTGAGCTGAAAATTGTCAGCAATGTTTCAGTAGGCTATGACAATCTTGATATTCAGGCTTTAGGAAAGCGCGGAATTACGGCAACCAATACACCAGATGTATTGAACGAAACAGTTGCAGACCTTTTATTTGGCATGTTGCTTGCTTCAGCACGCCGTATCCCTGAACTGGACGGTTATGTGAAAGAGGGAAAATGGGGTCATGGTGATGAATCGGAATGGTTTTCCTCCGATGTCCATCATAAAACGATCGGTATAATTGGAATGGGCGGAATCGGAACAGCCATCGCAAAAAGAGCTAGATTCGGTTTTGATATGGAGATCCTCTATCATAATCGAACAAGGAATGAAGATGCCGAGCTTAAGTATGAGGCGATGTATCGCAGTTTGCCGGATTTGTTAAAGGAATCGGACTTCGTGGTTTTGATGACACCGCTGACGAAAGAAACAGAAAAGCTGATGGGTGTCGAGGAATTCAAACTTATGAAGAATTCGGCCTTCTTCATTAATGGGTCTAGAGGCAAAACTGTCGACGAATCAGCATTGTTTAAAGCGCTTCAAGAGCAGGAAATAAAGGGAGCGGCTCTCGATGTTTTTGAGGAGGAACCGATTGATAAGAAGAATCCCTTGCTCCGTTTACCCAACGTCATCACTCTGCCTCATGTAGGATCTGCCACCTATGAGACAAGATTGGCCATGGCGATGCTTGCTGCCGAAAATGTGGTCGATGGAGTTTTGGGGAAAGAGCCGAAGAATTCCATTACGGTAGATAGCAAACGATAATACACCTTCTTAATTTCACTACCAAAAAC belongs to Pradoshia eiseniae and includes:
- a CDS encoding 2-hydroxyacid dehydrogenase gives rise to the protein MKPKVLIYSKIGRKATAYIQQYCETVSFDKVDNSNRQAFMKELKDAAGLIGAGLRVDEELLQHAPELKIVSNVSVGYDNLDIQALGKRGITATNTPDVLNETVADLLFGMLLASARRIPELDGYVKEGKWGHGDESEWFSSDVHHKTIGIIGMGGIGTAIAKRARFGFDMEILYHNRTRNEDAELKYEAMYRSLPDLLKESDFVVLMTPLTKETEKLMGVEEFKLMKNSAFFINGSRGKTVDESALFKALQEQEIKGAALDVFEEEPIDKKNPLLRLPNVITLPHVGSATYETRLAMAMLAAENVVDGVLGKEPKNSITVDSKR